One stretch of Serinicoccus hydrothermalis DNA includes these proteins:
- the ftsW gene encoding putative lipid II flippase FtsW, which translates to MTTTLDRPRGRGSSAGATSRRPVGWSVQSVGEWLRSPVAPYYLALVSTAVLTGLGLVMVLSASSVGSYRDNGSSYTVFLDQLLFGTVGVALAVIGSRLPVSVWKRLAWPGIFLALALQVAVFTPLGTDFQGNRNWLAIGGFSLQPSEFGKIALVVFGAAVLAAKRRVIHKPVHAAVPLIFPFGMLLVGLVLQGHDLGTGMVMLAIIAGMLWAAGLPARWFVGLGAVGGIGVAVLAAGSANRMQRIQTWIGGICDSPHVEGCYQKVHAEYALADGGWWGLGLGESREKWGILPEPHNDFILAIIGEELGLPGSLAVLGLFAVLAYACFRVVTQAEDGFTRLAAAGVMVWFLGQALVNIGSVIGMLPIIGVPLPLVSSGGSALIAALIGVGLLLALARSLPGAEEALRGRTGTLRRTLAAVPAAQGTRSRTRAGGRRGVSRPARGSRSPGGRR; encoded by the coding sequence GTGACGACGACCCTGGACCGACCCCGTGGCCGCGGCAGCAGCGCCGGCGCCACGTCCCGTCGCCCGGTCGGCTGGAGCGTGCAGTCGGTCGGGGAGTGGCTGCGCTCGCCGGTGGCCCCCTACTACCTCGCGCTCGTCTCGACCGCCGTCCTCACCGGGCTCGGGCTGGTCATGGTGCTCTCGGCCTCGAGCGTCGGCTCCTACCGGGACAACGGCAGCTCCTACACCGTCTTCCTCGACCAGCTCCTCTTCGGCACGGTGGGCGTCGCGCTGGCCGTCATCGGCTCCCGCCTTCCGGTCTCGGTGTGGAAGCGCCTGGCCTGGCCCGGGATCTTCCTCGCGCTCGCGCTGCAGGTGGCGGTCTTCACCCCGCTCGGCACCGACTTCCAGGGCAACCGCAACTGGCTGGCCATCGGCGGCTTCTCGCTGCAGCCCTCGGAGTTCGGCAAGATCGCGCTCGTGGTCTTCGGTGCCGCGGTCCTCGCGGCCAAGCGCCGGGTGATCCACAAGCCGGTGCACGCCGCGGTGCCGCTGATCTTCCCCTTCGGCATGCTCCTCGTCGGGCTCGTGCTGCAGGGCCACGACCTCGGCACCGGCATGGTCATGCTGGCGATCATCGCCGGGATGCTCTGGGCGGCCGGTCTGCCCGCGCGCTGGTTCGTCGGGCTGGGCGCCGTCGGCGGCATCGGCGTGGCCGTGCTCGCCGCCGGCAGCGCCAACCGCATGCAGCGCATCCAGACCTGGATCGGCGGCATCTGCGACAGCCCGCACGTCGAGGGGTGCTACCAGAAGGTGCACGCGGAGTATGCCCTCGCCGACGGCGGCTGGTGGGGCCTCGGGCTCGGGGAGTCCCGGGAGAAGTGGGGCATCCTGCCGGAGCCGCACAACGACTTCATCCTCGCGATCATCGGCGAGGAGCTCGGGCTGCCGGGGAGCCTGGCCGTGCTCGGCCTCTTCGCGGTCCTGGCCTACGCCTGTTTCCGGGTCGTCACGCAGGCCGAGGACGGCTTCACCCGGCTCGCGGCCGCCGGCGTCATGGTGTGGTTCCTCGGCCAGGCGCTGGTCAACATCGGCTCGGTCATCGGGATGCTGCCGATCATCGGGGTGCCGCTGCCGCTGGTCTCCAGCGGTGGCTCGGCCCTCATCGCCGCGCTCATCGGCGTCGGTCTGCTGCTCGCGCTGGCGCGCTCCCTCCCCGGGGCCGAGGAGGCGCTGCGCGGCCGCACCGGCACGCTGCGGCGCACCCTGGCCGCGGTCCCCGCCGCGCAGGGCACCCGCAGCCGCACCCGTGCCGGCGGTCGGCGGGGGGTCTCGCGGCCGGCCCGCGGGTCTCGCTCGCCGGGCGGGCGGCGGTGA
- the murD gene encoding UDP-N-acetylmuramoyl-L-alanine--D-glutamate ligase — protein sequence MSADLDALTHRDADWAGLRVLVTGLGVTGFAAADALLQHGAHVTVVDASDPGGADEQQETRAGILGILGADVRRGPGHTTAWPAGQGSQDPLEVDLVVTSPGWRPDHPVLAAAASTGIPVWSEIELAWRLRPRVGAAPWLVVTGTNGKTSTVRLLTEMLQAAGLRAIATGNVGTPVLDAVQHPDPYDVVAVELSSFQLHFTHSMSPLASCVLNLAPDHVDWHGSMEAYAADKARIYARTQVACVYNVQDPQTEAMVEEAEVVEGCRAIGFTLGTPGLSMVGLVEDVLADRAFVEERRTSAAELGTLADLARASGGDGSAAPPPHLVANALAAAALARAAGITPAAVREGLRRFRSDAHRTTIVAEREGVTWVDDSKATNPHAARAALTAYPHLVWVAGGQLKGAEVDELVREVAPRLRGVVLLGADRDQIAQALRRHAPDVPVHDAGVTDHGDMAALDRVMDDVVARCADLARPGDVVLLSPAAASLDMFPSYGSRGDIFTAAVHRTLGEEPA from the coding sequence GTGAGCGCCGACCTCGACGCGCTCACCCACCGGGACGCCGACTGGGCCGGGCTGCGGGTGCTCGTGACCGGCCTCGGGGTCACCGGCTTCGCCGCGGCCGACGCGCTGCTCCAGCACGGGGCGCACGTCACCGTCGTGGATGCCAGCGACCCCGGCGGCGCGGACGAGCAGCAGGAGACTCGGGCGGGGATCCTCGGGATCCTCGGCGCCGACGTGCGGCGCGGCCCCGGGCACACCACGGCCTGGCCGGCCGGCCAGGGGTCGCAGGACCCGCTCGAGGTCGACCTCGTCGTCACCTCCCCGGGCTGGCGCCCGGACCACCCGGTGCTCGCCGCGGCGGCGAGCACCGGCATACCGGTCTGGAGCGAGATCGAGCTCGCCTGGCGGCTGCGCCCGCGGGTCGGTGCCGCGCCCTGGCTGGTCGTCACCGGCACCAACGGCAAGACGTCCACGGTGCGGCTGCTGACCGAGATGCTGCAGGCGGCGGGGCTGCGCGCGATCGCCACCGGCAACGTCGGGACCCCGGTGCTGGACGCGGTGCAGCACCCGGACCCCTACGACGTCGTCGCCGTCGAGCTGTCCAGCTTCCAGCTCCACTTCACCCACAGCATGAGCCCGCTGGCCTCCTGCGTGCTCAACCTCGCGCCGGACCACGTCGACTGGCACGGGTCGATGGAGGCGTATGCCGCGGACAAGGCCCGCATCTACGCCCGCACCCAGGTCGCCTGCGTCTACAACGTGCAGGACCCGCAGACCGAGGCGATGGTCGAGGAGGCCGAGGTGGTCGAGGGCTGCCGGGCGATCGGCTTCACCCTGGGCACCCCGGGCCTGTCCATGGTCGGGCTCGTCGAGGACGTCCTCGCCGACCGGGCCTTCGTCGAGGAGCGGCGGACCTCCGCGGCCGAGCTGGGCACCTTGGCCGACCTCGCCCGCGCCTCCGGCGGGGACGGCAGCGCCGCCCCGCCACCGCACCTCGTCGCCAACGCGCTGGCCGCCGCGGCACTGGCCCGGGCGGCCGGCATCACCCCGGCGGCGGTGCGCGAGGGGCTGCGCCGGTTCCGCTCCGACGCCCACCGCACCACCATCGTCGCCGAGCGCGAGGGCGTGACCTGGGTGGACGACTCCAAGGCCACCAACCCGCACGCCGCTCGCGCGGCGCTCACCGCCTACCCGCACCTGGTCTGGGTGGCCGGCGGCCAGCTCAAGGGGGCCGAGGTCGACGAGCTCGTCCGCGAGGTCGCGCCCCGGCTGCGCGGGGTCGTCCTGCTCGGCGCCGACCGGGACCAGATCGCGCAGGCGCTGCGACGACACGCACCCGATGTCCCGGTCCACGACGCGGGTGTCACCGACCATGGGGACATGGCTGCGCTGGACCGGGTGATGGACGACGTCGTGGCGCGCTGCGCCGACCTCGCCCGTCCCGGCGACGTGGTGCTCCTCTCGCCCGCCGCCGCCTCGCTCGACATGTTCCCGAGCTACGGCAGCCGGGGCGACATCTTCACCGCCGCCGTGCACCGCACCCTGGGGGAGGAGCCGGCGTGA